The following DNA comes from Nocardioides panzhihuensis.
CCGGCCCCGTGCGGGAGCCTCCGGAGCTTGCCCGCCTGACCAGCCGGGAGCGCGAGGTGCTCATCGAGGTCGCCACCGGTGCGTCGAACGCCGAGATCGCCCAGCGGCTGTTCTTGTCCGAGGCCACGATCAAGACCCACGTCGGTCGTATGCTGAGCAAGCTGGGTGCGCGCGACCGCGTCCAGGTCGTCGTCCTCGCCTACGAATGTGGGCTGGTCCGCCCCGACCGCAGACCCCGATGACTGATGCTGCTGCGGTCCCACTCGGTCGGGGTCGCTGCTCGCTGCACATGCTGACCGGGTCACCGCACGGTGAAGCGCAGCTCCTCGGTGTGACGACGGCCGTGCACGTCGGTCGCGGTGACGGTGGCGACGTGCTCGCCGGCCGCGAGATCGGCGGACAGCGGGAGGCGCCACAGGTGCATCAGGTGGTCCACCAGGCCGCCACCGTGAGGCAGCGTCTCCTGGTTGGCGGTCGGGTCCGACCACTCAGCGCCGCTGCGGATCGGCTCGCCCTTCATCGGCTGGGTGCGCTCGGCCTCGACGGCCGGCCGGCCGTCGAGAGAGACCTTGACGCTCGATCCGGTCGAGCCCATCCAGAAGTTGGTGGTCAGCCAGGTGGAGCCGAGCTCGTCGCGGCCCACGACCGCCGGGTCGGCGAAGGCCGGGGCCTTCCCGACGTTGCGCTTGTTGGCCTCGAACCAGGTGCGGTAGCGCGGGGTGTTGAGGCCGAGAGCCATCTGGTCGCTGCCGTCGGTGCCGCGGACGGCGTACCGCTCGGTCACCTGGCGGCCGCGGATGTCGAGGGTGAGGACCCCCGGCGGGGTGCCGTCGCGCATGATGGCGGTCGGGTAGCCGTCCTCGAGCACTCGGCCGGCGTACCAGTGGCCCGACATCGCGCCCACGGTGAGATGGGTGAACGGCAGACCTTCGGCGGGGTCGAGCACGTCGGCCCAGCCGGCGACGAAGTCGCCCTTGCGGAGGTTCTCCGACATGTGGGTGTGGCCGGCGACAGCGACGACCTCGCGCCCCTCGAGGATCTCGTAGATCTCGTCGAGCTGCTTGGTGCGGTGCGACGGGCTGTACCAGTACTCCAGCAGCGGGCTGTGCGACCCGACGACGATCACCTTGTTCTTCGGCACCGCGGCGATGTCGCGTCGCAGCCACTCCAGCTGGGTGGCATCGAGGCTGTAGCCGTAGGAGCGGGACGGGGGCGGGTTGATCGGGTAGTCGATCGAGCTGAGCGCGACGACATGGGCGTTGCCGACGTCGTAGGAGAAGTACGTCGGGCCGAGCTTCGCGCGGAAGGTGTCGAAGCTGTGCGCGCGGTTCGGCGTATCGAAGTCGAGGTCATGGTTGCCCGGCAGGAAGCGAGCGGGGCCGTTGAGCAGCGACGTCAGGTCGCGCGAACGTGGAAAGAGGGAGAGGTCGTCACCCACGATGTCACCGACGAGGAGGGCCCCGCAGCCGGCGTAGTCCTCGCGCTCGGCGAGGTCGTCGAAAGCGCCGTTCTGGGCGTATCCGACCTCCTTGACGTTGTACGTCTGGGGGTCGGCGCCGATCACGCAGCCCTGCGCGGCCGACTGCGTCAACGCGCTCTTCACGACCGGGAAGTTGACCTGGTCGGGCAGCTGACCGGTCGGGGCGATGCCGCCGTACTTGAGGGTGGGCGAGCCTTCGGGCAGGTGGGTGTAGTCGAACTGGGCGACGTTGTCCTCGTCGACCGGCACCTGGTAGCCGCGCGGCTGGGTGACGAAGGCGGTCATGTTGTCGTACGCAGGCAGCTCGTAGCGGCCGGACCGGTCGGTCGTGGTCACGTCGCGGCCGTTGGAGACGGTGACTCCGGCGACGCCACGCTCGGTCGGGTCCTGCACCGAGTCGCGGTCGACGTCGACGAAGACGCTGCCGTCGAGGGTGCCCTGATCCTCGTCCGGGCCGGGGACGACCTGGACGCCGCCGCGATAGGCGGTCCGGTCCCAGACGGTGTCGGCGGTCGCGGCCGTCGTTGCGGCCGATGTCGTGGCGTATGCCGGGGTGCTGGCGCCGATGGCAGCCAACCCGCTGGCCGAGAGCGGAAGCGCGAGCGAGAGCGCTACGAGCCGGCGGGCCGGTCCGCTGTATGGGGGTGAAGACGTCACAGGAAGCTCCTGGTGGTGGCTTGGCCGGCCCCGGTGACCGACCAAGCCCTGACTCTCGGGTGTCCGGATGAACCCGGTCCGTCATGTCGCGAACGCGGTCGCGACCGGTAGGCGTATTCCCCCGTCACCGCCCCGGACGGCGTCAGGTCCAGGGGTGCCCGTCGGTGGCGATCCGTGCGTCCGGGTCAGTCGCGCAGTAACGCAGCCACCGCTTGACCGACCTTGGCGGGATTCGCCTGCTCCCCGGTGATGATGTCGGTGTAGAGGAACGTCTCCACCACTCGCACCAGAAGGTACGCCAGGTCTGGAGCCTCCATGGGGAGCTTGGCTGGATCCAGATGCTGGTCCAGCAGTTCCTGCATCGCGGCCGTCATCCGACCCTGGAGCGAGCCGGCGCGAGTGGTCAGCACTCGCAGCGCACGTTCGGGCTCACGGCGCAGAAATACGCCGAAGTACTCCGTCGAGAGCAGGGTCTCACTGAAGCTCTCCAATGCGCTGGCCAGCTTCGCGCCGCCCTTGCCCGGCGCTGCGTGTACGGCGTCGCGCAATGTCGGTTCGGCCAATGACCACAGCACCTCGGTCAGGAGTTCGTCTCGGCCGCCGACCCAGCGAAACAACGTCGCCCGGCTGACCCCCACCTCGGTGGCGAGGTCCTGCATCTCGATGCGTCGTCCCGCCTGGAACCAACGCCGGGCGACCTTGAACGCGGTCAATGGTTCTGGCCGGCCCTTGGGCCCCGCCAACTGACGCGCCAGTGGTGTCTGGCTGATAGGCCCTCCTTGAGACGTCGTCCGCAACGGTGGT
Coding sequences within:
- a CDS encoding calcineurin-like phosphoesterase C-terminal domain-containing protein gives rise to the protein MTSSPPYSGPARRLVALSLALPLSASGLAAIGASTPAYATTSAATTAATADTVWDRTAYRGGVQVVPGPDEDQGTLDGSVFVDVDRDSVQDPTERGVAGVTVSNGRDVTTTDRSGRYELPAYDNMTAFVTQPRGYQVPVDEDNVAQFDYTHLPEGSPTLKYGGIAPTGQLPDQVNFPVVKSALTQSAAQGCVIGADPQTYNVKEVGYAQNGAFDDLAEREDYAGCGALLVGDIVGDDLSLFPRSRDLTSLLNGPARFLPGNHDLDFDTPNRAHSFDTFRAKLGPTYFSYDVGNAHVVALSSIDYPINPPPSRSYGYSLDATQLEWLRRDIAAVPKNKVIVVGSHSPLLEYWYSPSHRTKQLDEIYEILEGREVVAVAGHTHMSENLRKGDFVAGWADVLDPAEGLPFTHLTVGAMSGHWYAGRVLEDGYPTAIMRDGTPPGVLTLDIRGRQVTERYAVRGTDGSDQMALGLNTPRYRTWFEANKRNVGKAPAFADPAVVGRDELGSTWLTTNFWMGSTGSSVKVSLDGRPAVEAERTQPMKGEPIRSGAEWSDPTANQETLPHGGGLVDHLMHLWRLPLSADLAAGEHVATVTATDVHGRRHTEELRFTVR
- a CDS encoding QsdR family transcriptional regulator — translated: MQDLATEVGVSRATLFRWVGGRDELLTEVLWSLAEPTLRDAVHAAPGKGGAKLASALESFSETLLSTEYFGVFLRREPERALRVLTTRAGSLQGRMTAAMQELLDQHLDPAKLPMEAPDLAYLLVRVVETFLYTDIITGEQANPAKVGQAVAALLRD